In Mycobacterium sp. Aquia_216, a genomic segment contains:
- a CDS encoding DUF2530 domain-containing protein produces the protein MSAEPGQSPEPPPLPPALLQVWPFITIGAVGWLIAVAAAFLVPALESWRPIALAGLGTGVVGTSIFLLQLAGARRGARGAQTGLETFLDPKG, from the coding sequence ATGAGCGCCGAACCTGGCCAGAGTCCCGAGCCACCACCGCTGCCGCCCGCGCTGCTGCAGGTGTGGCCGTTCATCACGATCGGCGCCGTCGGCTGGCTGATCGCCGTGGCCGCCGCATTTCTTGTCCCCGCCTTGGAGAGTTGGCGTCCGATCGCGCTGGCCGGGCTGGGAACCGGGGTGGTCGGTACGTCGATCTTCTTGCTGCAGCTCGCCGGAGCCCGCCGTGGCGCGCGTGGCGCGCAGACGGGTCTGGAAACCTTCCTCGACCCGAAGGGCTAG